TAATCTACTTAGTTATTTGGTTCTATGTGAGATGAGAACCCAACCCACTATTAATAAATCAAATGcaatttaattttgattttttttttttaggttgcaactttaaatgagtcaAAGGGAGAtaagtgcccaactcccattggcttagtCCCCTTTGAAACTCCCAGCCTCAGTTTATATAGCACTTCAATCACTAAACTAGATGGGCTTCCTAGAAGAGCCGCCCAAATGCTAAATCAGATGGGTCGATTGATTTATTAGGCAAGCAGTGGGAGTCCTCTGTACTGACAAAGGTGCAAATCATAGCCAAGTCTAGCTCCACTGTACATCCGCGGTCAAAAATACTCATTCAAAAATATAATATAGAGTCCTCAGCTGGCTTATACATCATAGCACCATTGAGAATGCTTGGTCTATTTCTCTTTAGGCACAAATTGGTGCCAATCCAGGAAGTCAATGGGTCTGTCCAcctatttaccccagctgaggatctggtccatcatGGTAGAATCTGGTAAAATAACAATAACTATTTACTTTACCGAAATATTCAAGATCTGAAGCTGAAGGATCCTTTATTCACTGGAGATGACTTCTCTTTCCAACACCTAAGCATAAGGAAGTAAAGAATGCTATCATAGTAGGTGGGATAGTATTAAAATTGCTAGTCTGCCAGATCCTGCGACTGGATGACAGAGAATAGATCAtgtgataattgccctgttctgttcattccctctgaagtatcctGCATTGGctactgtctgaagacaggatactgggccagatggaccattggtctgacccagtatggccattcttacgttcttacgATCTTAGTGTAAAACAAGAGTTATTCCTTGGAGTTCAATCATTAAGTTACCAAAGAGGTTAAGATGTGGCTTGAATATGATCTATAAAGGTCAGATTTTTATAGGGATTTAGGTGCGTAAAGATGCAGGTAGACATGTAGTGTAGATTTTAAAATCACCtcactgccattgacttcaatgggagttaagcacctaacttgCCTGGACACTTTTGAGAATCCCAACCAgtgcctatctgcatttttagatgcctaaatgcctttagCAATCTGGCCCTAAGTACCTGCAAAAGGAGAACATTCCTGATAGTCAAAGTGtccttaatctagcagacaaaagcagAATAAGATccaattcagcctggaaataagaaGCAACTTTTTCACCAtgggggtaattaaccattagaaccacTTGATAAGGGTGTGGTGAGTTCTCCATCACCTGATGTCTTTAAATAAAGATGGGATGTTTCCTTCAAAAGATACGCTGTAGCTCAGACACAAATTATGGGTTTGCTGAGGAAATCATTGGGTGAAATTCCCTGGTtggggttatacaggaggtcagaagagatgatcataatggtgccttctggcattaaaatctatgaattgctgaagtcagtgagcctgattctcccctcactCACCAcggtgtaaaccaggagtaactccactggagttAGTGGGCTGATTCCCCTCTCAAACACCTGGTGTAAatcttcccctttctgtgcctcagtttccaatctgtaaaagggggataatgatcctggcctccttggtaaagtgctttgagatctactgatttaAAGCACTgcataagagctaagtattattgttATTCTTTGGCTGGCAAAAGAATGTCTCATTGTGCTCTGTTGTTCAGCCAACTCTTTCTGAGACTAGATCCAAGAATAATGGATGGAGGATTGACACAAGGCACGAGCATGTGAAATTTGTTCAGAATTCAGTGCAGAGGAACCCTATGAAAGTAGGTGTATACGTTCACAAAACCCACATGGGGACATAGGAATTAGAGGACTGGCCCTTGAGTTATTTATTTAATGACTATACAAGCAATGCACTCCAAAGTTCCTGAGAAAGTCTGTGGATTTCTCTGAAGATCATGTCCCAAGGCTGCCTCTGAGAGGATGAAATAAGCCTTCCTGAGTCAAACACTTTTATTTTGCATGAACAGAGCAATTAAGAAGACATTAGCATATAAGATAtagattgtttatttttaattacaggtaTATAAAGAGATATGCAAACAATTTATTAAGGATAGTTGATGGTTGACTCCATTAGGGCAGGCTGAGAGCTAGAACCTTTTGACAAGTTTCAAAGTGTGTGGGTTAGAGAAACAGCATTAttgtctgctttaaaaaaaatagctgtaTTGGTTTTGTCTCCATGTTCAGAGATCAGTTTCTTCTACATCTGATGTGATATCATTTCCTCCCGTCCCCCCAATTCTGGATACATCCGCAGATCCAACACAGTGAGTATGTTTTGAAAATTCTTTGAATATTTTCCCAGAATACGTAGTATTTACACAAGTTTAATTGAAATCAGAACCTTTTCTTGTTATTATTATTCCTAACATTCAAATTAATACTAGTTTAGATTCCTTAAACAGAAGAATTTTTGCATTCTGAATTTCTTTTTATTGTTTGTGCTGGGGTTTTTTAAGCTAGGATTTTCATCAGAGTCTAAAGGAGTTAGATgaacaaatcccactgaaatgcaatgtatgtaggtgcctaattccctcaAGCATCTTTGAGAATGCCAGCCTGTGCTTCTGCATTGTGCTCACACTACAGtataaaaacaggttagacaattTCTCTTGTGTTTATAGTCAGTTTCTGATCAGTTTCACCTTCTTGCTGTCTTGCAGAATAATTGTAGTTTTGTAAATAATGCAGACTCTACACTttccaaaataaaacaatctTCCCCCGTACTTACTACAAATCAGATCTGATATctttagagagaaaaaataagtttttgccaagaagaaaagaaaagagagaatgaaaaagcTCTGTAGTCAGCACATTTCAGAGAGAAGGACATGGAGTCCATTCCATCTTGTGTACCATCAACATAATTATTTACTAAGTTCACATCAGTTACACTTGTGAAAACATACTAAAGACAGTGCAGTTTGCAGAGGGGCTCATTAAACTGAAGAAAATGGGGTCACACTTTGTATTGGGCACTATTTATAAATGCTTTCTAAATAGGCTTGGAGGGcttagatttttatcggtaaatgtcaataaattctatttcaccatacacacacaaaccgatgaaaaaatattttattgataataatcaaaattgaTAGGTAGGCAAAGTAAGGCAAATATTGCTTGACAACTTCTCAGCATGTATGGTCATTGAATAATTATTGCCTGACagtgccccacctcccccacccccattgtctGCCCCTGCCATAAGTTCTCACACTGTGGAAAtttaattgataaaaataaaataaaaatgtttaaaacccaTACTTCTGCACAATCGtgcaaaaattcaaaaacaaggcttaaaaataaacattattatccactgaaattatttaaaaaattaaattttccaAACCTTCTTATAAGCAATTAACAGATTACAAGTATGTTAGAGACATGAACAATATATGTTCCAGATGGTTATAAGTGTATCAATGGAAAGTTTTACAAATGATTGTCAGAGTTCTAAGCAACATATTTTGACGGGTGGAAACAATACAAGTTGCTCAAGCATTTATTAAAGCAtcaattatttattaattgaaCCTTATTATAAAGTATGACCAAAATGAGAGGTGAATGGAATCTGGAAGTCTGTGGTACCATCACGATTACCAATGGTTCAGAGGAGGTTTAAGTCAAATATGAGGGTATTACCATCCTCATCAATAGCAACAACAGTGGACTGTTCTTTTGTTGCTAGAGTCAGGGGCTCAAGTTGCCCACTAGAGGCCAGGCCATTCCTTTAAGATGTTTCAAAGCAGACATCCAAAAACAGAGGCACCCCCAGATCaatagtctcttttgaaaatataggccaggactcttgggtgctATTTGAGGCTCGGGGTGAGAAGTGAGCTCCAACAGCTAAGAAAAAGGAACTGGGAATCTGGATGCCtcggttctatttccagctctggtaGCCCATCTCTGTCTAATGCCCTAACGTGCTGAGGGTTTCCAGCTCCCATTGAGAGCTAAATGTTCACTACACCATACAAATTGTGTTCAGAATCCTGATATATATGTGACTGCTCAGTTTATTGTCTGTCAACAATGACCTGCATCTAACAAAATCACTTGTGTATTTCTTCATCTTCCCTTTATGGTCTCATGTGTTTTGGCAGGTACACCACCTGGCCCCAATGGTGAAGGGAAATCAAACCAATGTGAAGGAATTTATTCTGCGTGGGTTCTCTGGCTCTCGTTATTTGCAGATCTCACTCTTCATGCTATTCTTGTTCATGTACTTCCTGACACTCACAGGAAACATCACCATCATATCCTTAGTGGGGACCCACTGTCGCCTCCACACCCCTATGTACTACTTCCTCTGCAATCTCTCCTTCCTGGAGATCTGGTTCACCACAGCTACCATCCCCAAGACTCTTACCAATCTCGTGTCCCAAAGCAAAACCATCTCCTTCCTCAGCTGCCTCCTGCAGATGTACTTTGTCTTCTCCCTAGGCTGCACTGAATTTCTACTCCTGGCTGTCATGGCCTATGATCGCTATTTGGCCATATGCCACCCATTGCGCTATAGCTCCATCATGAACAGCACCTTGTCCACTCAGTTGGCCATTGGGTCATGGGTAGGTGGCTTCCTGACTATTTCTGTGCCAGCATTTCTGATCACTAGGTTGTCCTTCTGTGGCCCTACCGtcatcaaccatttcttctgtgacatagATTCTTGGATAGAGCTCTCCTGCACAGACACGCGCCTCATTGAGATGGTGTACATTACTATCTGCTTTATTGTCATCCTGGGCTCCTGTGCAGTCACCCTGGTCTCCTACATTTACATCGtctccaccatcctgagaatcccatCTGCCCAAGGCAagaaaaaggccttttccacttgCTCTGCCCATCTCACCGTTGTGGTTATATTATACGGCTGCGCCATCTTCCTGTACGTCGAGCCTTCTAAACAGAACTCACTGGACATGAACAAAATTG
The window above is part of the Chrysemys picta bellii isolate R12L10 chromosome 12, ASM1138683v2, whole genome shotgun sequence genome. Proteins encoded here:
- the LOC101945999 gene encoding olfactory receptor 6F1-like, encoding MVKGNQTNVKEFILRGFSGSRYLQISLFMLFLFMYFLTLTGNITIISLVGTHCRLHTPMYYFLCNLSFLEIWFTTATIPKTLTNLVSQSKTISFLSCLLQMYFVFSLGCTEFLLLAVMAYDRYLAICHPLRYSSIMNSTLSTQLAIGSWVGGFLTISVPAFLITRLSFCGPTVINHFFCDIDSWIELSCTDTRLIEMVYITICFIVILGSCAVTLVSYIYIVSTILRIPSAQGKKKAFSTCSAHLTVVVILYGCAIFLYVEPSKQNSLDMNKIVSVFNTIVTPLLNPFIYTLRNKDVKEILRKAFHRT